In the genome of Neodiprion fabricii isolate iyNeoFabr1 chromosome 4, iyNeoFabr1.1, whole genome shotgun sequence, the window GCCTTGTTAAGCCGAAATTTAAttgtgaataatattttttcttttcatgcAAAAGTTCGGATGCTGGAGGTAGCCATCGAGCGGATGAGGCTGAAGAAGCTCATTCTGGTGATGATGAAGAAGTTGAGGCTGAGGAAGAACCAGAAGGTGAGTCTTTAACACAGTTGTGACTGATTTGATAAAGCAGATGTGATTATCGAGATCTGATGTACTTTTTTCAGGGGAAGATTTGGATGGTAGTAGTGATTATGACGAGGAGGAGTACGAGGATGATGACAGACCAAgcaggaaaaagaagaagaaagacaaGTCAGTTACATGATCCGATCCATACATtaattgatgattttttaactGATAATCCTTAAAGAAATACGGCAAGTATTCCGTTTACCTGCTATTCTTACAGATTTGGTGGTTTTATTATCGACGAGGCTGAAGTGGATGACGAAGTTGAAGATGACGACGAATGGGAGGATGGAGCGCAAGAGATTGGAATTGTTGGAAACGAAGTGGACGAATTGGGGCCGACTGCACCTGAAATTGAGGGAAGACGTCGAGGCACAAATCTGTGGGAGTGAGTAAAAGGATAAGGATATAAAAATCAAGAAATACACGGAACAGTTTGCCAAATAACCACATCTATACCTGTACAATAATCAGTGTTAACCAGTGTCTAACAATAGCTATCCTGCGAATTTAGTTCACagaaagaagatgaaattgAAGAGTACCTCAGAAAGAAATATGCCGACGAATCTGTCGTTTCGCGTCACTTCGGAGATGGGGGTGAAGAAATGAGCGATGAAATTACCCAGCAAACGCTTTTGCCTGGTGTGAAGGACCCCAATCTCTGGATGGTCAAGTGCCGTATCGGTGAAGAAAAAGCCACCGTGCTTTTACTCATGCGAAAATTCATAACGTATCAGTTTTCAGGTACGATGGTTCAATTTCCCaattgcaatattttatttttccatttgcTAAACGTTCTTTCCTATTTAATTCGCAGGAGAACCATTGCAAATAAAGTCCGTTGTTGCGCCCGAGGGCGTTAAAGGTTATATTTACATCGAGGCATACAAACAGCCTCATGTAAAGGCCGTTATAGAAAACGTCGGTAATTTGAGAATGGGTATTTGGAAACAACAAATGGTTCCGATCAAGGAGATGACGGATGTACTGCGCGTCGTCAAGGAGCAAACTGGCCTGAAGGCAAAGCAATGGGTTCGTTTAAAGAGAGGAATATACAAGGATGACATAGCGCAAGTGGACTATGTGGATTTGGCGCAAAATCAAGTACATTTAAAACTGCTACCGAGAATAGACTACACGAGACCTCGAGGTGCCCTAAGAACTGCACAAAGTGAATCCGAGGCACTGAAAcgcaaaaagaaaagacgaCCACCGGCGAAACCTTTCGATCCAGAAGCGATCCGCGCAATCGGTGGCGAGGTGACCAGCGACGGAGactttttaatatttgaagGGAACAGATACAGTCGAAAAGGGTTTGTTATTTTAATCACTTAAGCTCCGAGTTTCTAACACCAAAAAATTAGGTCTAACTGAACTTTTACCGTTTAGATTTCTctacaaaaatttcacgacaAGTGCCATTATCGCCGAAGGTGTTAAACCGACGCTCTCTGAACTGGAGAGATTTGAAGAAGCTCCCGAGGGTATAGACATAGAACTAAGCGGCACTCCGACTACAGGAGTTTCTGCCGGTAAAGAGGATCAGGCAGTTACTCATTCATTCAGTAATGGCGACAATGTAGAAGTTTGCGAGGGAGAATTGATGAATTTACAaggaaaaattgtatcaattGATGGTAACATGATAATGGTCATGCCAAAGCACGAGGAACTCAAAGAAGCCTTAGAATTCCAGGCAAATGAGTTAAGAAAATACTTTAGAATGGGAGATCATGCAAAGGTAatctttttacaaatcttGGATTCCGTATTTGTATTATCTTTTATTCAAACGGTTCcaaatcgtcaatttttcaaatttgcaggTAGTAGCTGGTAGATACGAAGGAGACACGGGGCTGATTGTACGTGTCGAACAAAATAGGGTTGTTCTTTTTTCCGATTTATCAATGCACGAGCTAGAGGTACTCCCACGAGATCTACAACTTTGTTCTGACATGGCAACCGGCGTTGACAGTTTGGGTCAATTTCAATGGGGTGATTTAGTACAGCTCGATGTTCAGACCGTCGGTGTAATCGTTCGTTTGGAGCGCGAGAATTTTCACGTATTATCGATGAACGGAAAAGTAGTCGAAGCGAGACCTCAAGGTCTTACAAAGCGTCGTGAAAACAGAAACGCAGTCGCGTTAGATTCGCAGCAAAACACGATCCAGAAAAAGGATATAGTGAAGGTATGTTTTCGGATTTTCTAAGAACATCGAGTCCAAAAAATGATCCAAAATGTTAACACAATTCTCAAATTAACTTGAAAGGTAATCGATGGACCGCACGCAGGCAGAGGAGGTGAGATCAAGCATCTTTACAGAAGTTTCGCGTTTCTGCACTCGAGAATGTATTTGGACAACGGAGGAATATTCGTATGTAAAACTAGACACCTTCAGCTAGCTGGAGGCAACAAAGCTGGAATGGGCCCTGCGATGTCGCCATCGTCCGGATTTATGTCTCCCAGAATCGCATCACCGATGCATCCCAGTGGGTAGGTATCTAAAATGAGAATTCTTGCCACAAAAATCGTATGTACTTCTctcaagaaaaatttaaccaatGAATTTACGCTATCATTTAACCAGTGGCGGGTTCGGAAGAGGTGGCGGAGGTGGCGGAAGAGGCAGAGGCCGAGGTGGAGGTGCGAGACGTGACAGAGAGCTGATCGGAACAACGATAAAGATAACGGGTGGGCCATACAAAGGTAACGTTGGAATAGTAAAAGACGCAACAGAGAATACGGCGCGTGTAGAACTTCACTCGACGTGTCAAACGATATCTGTGGATCGTTCACACATTGCGAACGTTGGCGTGCCGACCAAGGATGGTGGATTCAGTAGCTACAACCGGACCCCGGCTTACACGGCCGGTGGTCAGACTCCAATGTACGCTAGAGATGGTTCAAAGACTCCGATGCACGGTTCGCAAACGCCGATGTACGAAAGTGAGTActgaaaaaatctaaaacacCGTTTATACTATGGTGAATGATCAGTGAAAACACAACAGTGGTCATTTGTGTCATTCAACTTCTTCTATTTTTGCAGACGGCTCGCGCACGCCTCATTATGGCTCGATGACCCCTTCGCACGACGGTTCTCGTACCCCTGGTCAATCAGGAGCATGGGACCCGGCTGTGACAAACACGCCAGCGCGAGCGAACGATTTCGACAATTACAGCATGGAAGAAGGAGGGTCTCCGGGTTACGCTCCTGGTTACCCTTCGACTGGCGGTCCGTTCACACCCCAAACACCCGGGACAATGTACGGTTCAGAGCAGAGCTACAGTCCCTATCAGCCTAGTCCTAGTCCGGCTGCAAGCGCAAGCGCAAGTCCGAGTCCAGCCGGTTATGTGGCCACCCCATCTCCCTCGGGAACTGGATACACTACGAGTCCGCACGGCGCGTTTGCATCGCCGTCACCGATGGGTTATAGCCCGATGACGCCtggtaaattaataaaaatttatgggAAATTCTctgcatgttttttttccactagttCAAactctataattttttcactcgaatATACAGGCGTTGCAGGCAGTCCTTACAACCCTCAAACACCCGGCGCCGGACTTGACACTGGGGCTAGTAGTGGTATGATGATGGGCTCGGAATGGCATACCCCGGATATAGAAGTACGGATACGCGATACTCACCAGGATCCGGCTCTGGCAGGACAGCAAGGAGTAATCCGTGGAATATCGGTAAGTTATACTTGAGTGAAAAACGTCACAGTCGTCAACAAATTACATCAGCTTTAAACTTTCACCAATGCAAGAAGATTAAGAATGTGCACGAACTGATACCAAAATCATTACGTAATATCGCTTAGTTTCTTTGTAACAAATAAACTATTCCACATTTTGTTTACAGGGTGGTATGTGCGCAGTTTTTCTGCCTGCCGAAGACAGAGTGGTGAATCTGTTATGCGAGCAACTAGAGCCTGTCGTT includes:
- the LOC124179580 gene encoding transcription elongation factor SPT5, whose amino-acid sequence is MSDSEASNFSDNDSDAGGRGGGGSESEPEDNRSVKSGVGSDAGSGHRSRSVSRSRSRSRSRSQSRSHSRSRSRSRSGSGSDAGGSHRADEAEEAHSGDDEEVEAEEEPEGEDLDGSSDYDEEEYEDDDRPSRKKKKKDKFGGFIIDEAEVDDEVEDDDEWEDGAQEIGIVGNEVDELGPTAPEIEGRRRGTNLWDSQKEDEIEEYLRKKYADESVVSRHFGDGGEEMSDEITQQTLLPGVKDPNLWMVKCRIGEEKATVLLLMRKFITYQFSGEPLQIKSVVAPEGVKGYIYIEAYKQPHVKAVIENVGNLRMGIWKQQMVPIKEMTDVLRVVKEQTGLKAKQWVRLKRGIYKDDIAQVDYVDLAQNQVHLKLLPRIDYTRPRGALRTAQSESEALKRKKKRRPPAKPFDPEAIRAIGGEVTSDGDFLIFEGNRYSRKGFLYKNFTTSAIIAEGVKPTLSELERFEEAPEGIDIELSGTPTTGVSAGKEDQAVTHSFSNGDNVEVCEGELMNLQGKIVSIDGNMIMVMPKHEELKEALEFQANELRKYFRMGDHAKVVAGRYEGDTGLIVRVEQNRVVLFSDLSMHELEVLPRDLQLCSDMATGVDSLGQFQWGDLVQLDVQTVGVIVRLERENFHVLSMNGKVVEARPQGLTKRRENRNAVALDSQQNTIQKKDIVKVIDGPHAGRGGEIKHLYRSFAFLHSRMYLDNGGIFVCKTRHLQLAGGNKAGMGPAMSPSSGFMSPRIASPMHPSGGGFGRGGGGGGRGRGRGGGARRDRELIGTTIKITGGPYKGNVGIVKDATENTARVELHSTCQTISVDRSHIANVGVPTKDGGFSSYNRTPAYTAGGQTPMYARDGSKTPMHGSQTPMYENGSRTPHYGSMTPSHDGSRTPGQSGAWDPAVTNTPARANDFDNYSMEEGGSPGYAPGYPSTGGPFTPQTPGTMYGSEQSYSPYQPSPSPAASASASPSPAGYVATPSPSGTGYTTSPHGAFASPSPMGYSPMTPGVAGSPYNPQTPGAGLDTGASSGMMMGSEWHTPDIEVRIRDTHQDPALAGQQGVIRGISGGMCAVFLPAEDRVVNLLCEQLEPVVPSRGDQVKVVVGEDREAVGILLSIDNQEGVVKLSTDAVKMLHLRFLCKMKASTT